The Vibrio pomeroyi genome window below encodes:
- a CDS encoding OmpA family protein has protein sequence MKLTNTVLSLCFMVVSTHALAENNEDEFEYRALPPVTQIYDLQDDDNDGVINARDLCPDTQIGAEIDNDGCGSYVESSEKKELHILFANNSTEINPAFLTQIRQMAAFLKRYESTTIELQGYASKVGNAAHNLKLSKQRASNVRRALISNGIQPSRVNIVGHGDVEFSSDDTEINHALHRKVVASVAGFKGNIKEEWHIFTKIKK, from the coding sequence ATGAAGCTTACAAACACAGTATTATCGCTTTGCTTCATGGTTGTATCTACCCATGCTTTGGCTGAAAACAATGAAGACGAATTTGAATATCGCGCTCTCCCGCCTGTCACTCAAATTTACGACCTGCAAGATGATGACAACGATGGCGTAATCAATGCACGTGATTTATGCCCAGATACGCAAATTGGTGCCGAGATAGATAACGACGGTTGTGGTTCATATGTCGAGTCATCTGAGAAGAAAGAGCTCCACATACTCTTCGCCAATAACTCTACGGAAATTAACCCAGCTTTCCTTACTCAGATACGCCAGATGGCTGCATTTTTGAAGCGTTACGAAAGCACGACCATCGAGTTACAAGGTTATGCCAGCAAGGTGGGTAATGCCGCACACAACTTGAAGCTCTCTAAACAACGAGCATCGAATGTAAGGCGCGCTCTGATCAGTAATGGTATTCAGCCTTCGAGAGTCAACATCGTTGGTCATGGTGATGTTGAATTTAGTAGTGATGACACCGAAATCAACCATGCGCTTCACCGAAAAGTGGTCGCTTCTGTGGCTGGATTCAAAGGTAACATCAAAGAAGAATGGCATATCTTCACTAAAATTAAAAAGTAG
- a CDS encoding DUF2750 domain-containing protein, producing the protein MSKLTADTQANLELFVSETQETKLVWGLRNEEGWLACDSSEFENSEVMPFWSSKEDAQTHNVEEWADFEVLEIPLDIFVEDWLLTLAEDGVLVGINWNATLEGKELEPSDLAKLYI; encoded by the coding sequence ATGAGCAAACTAACAGCTGATACTCAAGCAAATCTAGAACTTTTCGTTTCTGAAACACAAGAAACTAAACTGGTATGGGGCCTTCGCAATGAAGAAGGTTGGCTAGCATGTGACTCAAGTGAATTCGAAAACAGCGAAGTGATGCCTTTCTGGTCTTCGAAAGAAGACGCTCAAACTCACAACGTTGAAGAGTGGGCTGACTTTGAAGTACTAGAAATTCCACTAGATATCTTTGTAGAAGATTGGTTACTGACTCTTGCTGAAGATGGCGTTCTTGTTGGTATTAACTGGAATGCAACACTAGAAGGCAAAGAGCTTGAGCCTTCTGATCTAGCGAAATTATACATCTAA
- a CDS encoding diguanylate cyclase has product MIHSAFVTFLLLISFNSYSQVSTSDRDHKSSIYSSNLDTNATPNADWNALYLSTLSHSPERALNMLQTRYTSSTAYGDKLYLSSLLYQYMSHRDQPFYGIASNDSEYQAIEEAFISALMKDGKGQYEEAQQGFLTLLAKMQSRSDLTGRALLKYQLCRSLNEQAKYHQANYYCSALQSDLHDIADPVLPKFGTYRVIANNHHFRSDYQAALNTYLSLINVFPQGHDISGIYNDVGNLLKELKQYDKSAQYLEEALVLRADASDLMKAQVHHSLADLYLNQGQNDLAITHFKQAKVLLSASSHSYGIALTNLGLGKAYTQTNDYDLARNYLVDSLSASNELNNDVIRINAYLAISDMFEEQKLVEEALNYAQQALELAEQVTRHKHIAGALLQLSDIHQSLGNYQQAFYFYQRYSSIQMEARDIDNRLAFEALDLTHAKYEQELESSFLTHQTKLDRLQIEKMEHQRWMYNIIVILLLCAASFTVLVNRTVRAKAAIDAMTKAYGRTEIIRRIKRVKRCPGKEKQHVLVLLDLDKFKKINDQHGHPTGDKALVHVSQQIRKHLMNGELFGRLGGEEFVIMLTDTKPSEVRERVEELHYAISSTVFLSESKKPLNVTASFAYLATSNALSDFDDLYSVLDQALYQAKSNGRNCIIDAYNDPIDLPDFIYSQPVCEPTQP; this is encoded by the coding sequence GTGATTCACTCTGCTTTCGTTACCTTTCTTCTTCTCATTAGTTTTAATTCTTATAGCCAAGTATCGACTTCAGATCGTGACCACAAGTCATCCATTTATTCTTCCAATTTAGACACTAACGCAACTCCAAACGCTGATTGGAATGCGCTTTACCTTTCGACTTTAAGCCACTCCCCTGAGCGCGCGTTAAACATGCTGCAAACACGCTATACGAGCTCAACGGCTTACGGAGATAAACTTTACCTATCGTCTCTTTTGTACCAATACATGAGCCACCGCGATCAACCATTCTATGGCATAGCTTCAAATGACAGCGAATATCAAGCAATTGAAGAAGCGTTTATTTCTGCTCTGATGAAAGACGGCAAAGGTCAATATGAAGAGGCACAACAAGGCTTTTTGACCCTATTAGCGAAGATGCAATCGCGCAGCGATTTAACGGGAAGAGCGCTACTGAAATACCAACTATGCCGATCCCTAAACGAGCAAGCGAAATACCATCAAGCGAACTACTACTGCTCCGCTCTTCAATCCGATCTGCATGACATTGCCGACCCAGTATTGCCAAAATTTGGGACTTATCGAGTCATCGCCAACAATCACCATTTCCGCAGTGACTATCAAGCAGCGCTGAACACCTACCTCTCATTGATTAATGTATTCCCACAAGGGCACGATATTTCAGGAATATACAATGATGTGGGCAATTTACTCAAAGAACTAAAGCAATACGATAAATCGGCGCAGTACTTAGAAGAAGCGCTGGTACTCAGGGCTGATGCTTCCGATTTAATGAAAGCTCAAGTGCATCATAGCTTAGCTGACCTGTATCTAAATCAAGGTCAAAATGATTTAGCGATTACCCATTTTAAGCAAGCTAAAGTGTTACTGAGTGCATCATCTCATAGCTACGGTATCGCTCTAACCAACCTTGGTTTGGGTAAGGCTTACACACAAACCAATGACTATGATCTAGCAAGAAACTATTTAGTCGACTCTCTTTCTGCTTCCAACGAGCTCAACAACGATGTCATTCGAATCAACGCTTATTTGGCAATCAGCGATATGTTCGAAGAGCAAAAACTAGTGGAAGAAGCGCTCAATTATGCGCAACAAGCGTTAGAGTTAGCTGAACAAGTTACTAGACATAAACACATCGCAGGAGCTCTTCTTCAACTTTCTGATATTCATCAATCACTGGGCAATTACCAGCAAGCGTTTTACTTCTACCAACGCTACTCGTCCATACAGATGGAAGCACGAGACATTGATAACCGATTAGCCTTTGAAGCACTGGACCTGACGCACGCAAAATATGAGCAAGAGTTAGAAAGCTCCTTTCTGACACATCAGACGAAACTCGACCGCCTTCAAATTGAAAAGATGGAACATCAAAGGTGGATGTACAACATCATTGTGATTCTGTTGTTATGTGCTGCGAGCTTTACGGTATTGGTAAACAGAACCGTTCGAGCGAAGGCAGCCATTGACGCTATGACAAAAGCGTACGGTCGCACCGAAATAATACGGAGAATTAAGCGAGTAAAACGCTGTCCAGGAAAGGAAAAGCAACACGTGCTTGTTTTGCTCGACCTAGATAAGTTTAAAAAGATAAATGACCAACATGGCCACCCTACTGGCGACAAAGCACTGGTTCATGTTAGTCAGCAAATAAGAAAGCACTTAATGAATGGTGAATTGTTTGGCCGTTTAGGCGGCGAAGAGTTTGTCATCATGCTGACCGATACAAAGCCTTCTGAAGTACGGGAGCGTGTTGAGGAGTTGCACTACGCCATATCAAGCACTGTCTTCTTATCAGAAAGCAAAAAGCCACTTAATGTGACCGCGAGCTTTGCTTACCTAGCAACCTCAAACGCATTAAGTGACTTTGATGACTTGTACTCAGTTCTTGACCAAGCACTTTATCAAGCGAAGAGTAATGGCCGGAACTGTATCATCGATGCCTATAACGACCCAATAGACTTACCTGATTTTATTTATTCTCAGCCTGTTTGCGAACCAACTCAGCCATGA
- the queC gene encoding 7-cyano-7-deazaguanine synthase QueC — translation MKKAVVVFSGGQDSTTCLVQALKEYDEVHAITFDYGQRHRLEIEVAESLSKELGVKAHKVMDVTLLNELAISSLTRDDIPVSHELQENGLPNSFVPGRNILFLTLAGIYAYQIGAETVITGVCETDFSGYPDCRNDFVKAMNSALVQGMDKQLNIKTPLMWLNKAETWALADQYSALELVRNKTLTCYNGIIGDGCGDCPACELRKVGLNDYLGDRESIMAELVRKQAENK, via the coding sequence ATGAAAAAAGCAGTTGTAGTATTCAGTGGTGGTCAAGACTCAACAACATGTCTTGTTCAAGCATTAAAAGAGTATGACGAAGTTCATGCAATTACATTTGATTATGGTCAGCGCCACCGACTAGAGATTGAAGTGGCTGAGTCATTGTCAAAAGAACTGGGTGTGAAAGCACACAAAGTGATGGATGTGACTCTGTTGAATGAGCTAGCGATCAGCTCTCTAACACGTGATGATATTCCTGTATCACACGAGCTTCAAGAGAATGGTTTACCGAACTCATTCGTTCCTGGTCGTAATATTCTTTTCTTAACGCTGGCAGGTATTTACGCGTACCAGATCGGCGCTGAAACTGTGATTACCGGTGTGTGTGAAACAGACTTCTCTGGCTATCCTGATTGTCGCAATGACTTCGTGAAGGCGATGAATTCTGCGTTAGTGCAAGGCATGGACAAGCAACTTAATATCAAAACACCACTGATGTGGCTGAACAAGGCTGAGACATGGGCGTTGGCCGACCAATACTCAGCACTTGAGCTTGTTCGCAACAAAACCCTGACTTGCTACAACGGCATTATTGGTGATGGTTGTGGCGATTGTCCTGCGTGTGAATTACGTAAAGTCGGCCTTAATGATTACCTCGGTGACCGCGAAAGCATCATGGCTGAGTTGGTTCGCAAACAGGCTGAGAATAAATAA
- the queE gene encoding 7-carboxy-7-deazaguanine synthase QueE → MFETIQGEGVFTGVPAVFVRLQICPVGCSWCDTKQTWEALPEDETSLGDIMVKTEDSPTWSAIDAQGIVNEYIKQGYTAKHIVITGGEPCIYDLVPLTEAFEQHGCRCQIETSGTSEVKATSDTWVTVSPKVAMKAKLEILDSALQRANEIKHPVGTGKDIEQLDGLLERADVSSDTVIALQPISQKDRATQLCIDTCIERNWRLSIQTHKYLSIA, encoded by the coding sequence ATGTTTGAAACCATCCAAGGCGAGGGCGTGTTTACTGGCGTTCCTGCTGTTTTTGTTCGTCTGCAAATTTGCCCAGTTGGCTGTTCTTGGTGTGACACCAAACAGACTTGGGAAGCATTGCCAGAAGATGAAACTAGCCTTGGTGATATCATGGTTAAGACAGAGGATTCACCAACTTGGTCAGCCATTGATGCCCAAGGAATCGTCAATGAATACATCAAGCAAGGTTACACGGCTAAGCACATTGTGATTACTGGCGGTGAGCCGTGCATTTATGATCTTGTCCCTCTCACTGAAGCGTTTGAGCAACACGGTTGTCGTTGTCAGATTGAGACCAGCGGTACGTCAGAAGTGAAAGCAACAAGTGACACTTGGGTTACGGTGTCACCGAAAGTGGCAATGAAAGCGAAACTGGAAATTTTAGACAGTGCCTTACAACGCGCTAATGAGATTAAACACCCAGTAGGTACCGGAAAAGACATCGAACAGCTAGATGGTTTATTAGAGCGAGCGGATGTTTCGAGCGACACTGTGATCGCATTGCAACCGATTAGCCAAAAAGATCGTGCGACGCAGCTTTGTATTGATACCTGCATTGAGCGCAATTGGCGCTTATCAATCCAAACTCACAAGTATTTGAGCATCGCGTAG
- a CDS encoding Cof-type HAD-IIB family hydrolase: MYKLIALDMDGTLLNSEKVISQENKDAIAKARAAGVKVVLASGRPLEGMQSKLDELSINGEDDFVLFYNGSMVQNVSTKEIIHSEISNGKAAKEIAALAKQLGGYVHAFSKVHGLITPENNEYTGIEARINGLQITEFDFSQLEDDHEIIKTMIVAEPSKLTEIISKLPQELKTQFTIVQSAPFFLEFLNPNSNKGVGIEAIAKHLGIKAEEVICMGDAENDHHMLEYAGLGIAMDNAMEETKKLADYITSSNDDHGVAVAIEKFIFNS; the protein is encoded by the coding sequence ATGTACAAACTGATTGCTCTTGATATGGATGGCACACTGCTTAACAGTGAAAAAGTGATTTCTCAAGAAAACAAAGATGCGATTGCTAAAGCTCGTGCTGCAGGTGTGAAAGTGGTTTTGGCTTCTGGTCGCCCTTTAGAAGGCATGCAGAGTAAGCTAGATGAGCTATCAATCAACGGCGAAGATGACTTTGTACTCTTCTACAATGGCTCTATGGTTCAGAATGTGTCGACAAAAGAGATCATTCACAGCGAGATCAGCAATGGTAAAGCCGCGAAAGAAATCGCAGCACTTGCTAAGCAACTTGGTGGTTACGTTCATGCATTCAGCAAGGTTCATGGTTTAATTACGCCAGAGAACAACGAATACACCGGCATTGAAGCGCGCATTAATGGTTTACAAATTACCGAGTTCGACTTTTCTCAACTAGAAGACGATCACGAAATCATCAAGACCATGATTGTTGCTGAGCCAAGCAAGTTGACCGAAATCATCAGCAAGTTGCCACAAGAACTTAAGACTCAGTTTACCATCGTGCAAAGTGCACCCTTCTTCTTAGAGTTCTTAAATCCAAATTCGAACAAAGGTGTGGGTATTGAAGCAATCGCTAAGCACTTGGGTATTAAAGCAGAAGAAGTGATCTGTATGGGAGACGCTGAGAACGACCACCATATGCTTGAATACGCGGGCCTTGGGATTGCAATGGATAACGCAATGGAAGAAACCAAGAAGCTAGCTGACTATATTACATCAAGCAATGATGACCATGGCGTAGCTGTTGCGATTGAAAAGTTTATCTTCAACTCGTAA
- a CDS encoding phosphatase PAP2 family protein encodes MVIRYLLVLIISLLSTTSAWASNNLPDHIAGALCVVRADNQIVLVDELITGQLSLPGGTVVSGEPPAIAAQRETWEEAGLSVTVGDVLGYTDSAVVFDCVSDSEVISYQARNELGGFELPIWFAPHYGVEVSRAMLLPPTELEANQYRYPEQWSEINELFLSATDQPVTYVTELVGAAPKVHQVELNWIVSLQNTFDNLPSVFSNTVLLTDLLAKPWVFIIILPLIAWHFGRNFALKFGFTLISVTLLTLIAHQGFGFPRPHAYLPTLKLVMSSGYSFPSQLAALWVSLTLLVLWKLKRLFEQKSLLIVLAGLLWIMLFKSYSGSAFFSDVLMGGILGALTTWHIVRLDTKPDVDISVLLSSKGVWWGLCLLSIVLTVIWPLPTFSFWVAILMTIACLVTLTDSKPLVGQFSFKVVVGVIAMLLAGNLLISWAGSFVSFSGIASFLVETLRFPILILFGVVAFRLPWARK; translated from the coding sequence TTGGTTATTCGATATTTATTAGTTCTTATTATTTCTCTTTTGAGTACTACTTCCGCTTGGGCGAGCAACAACTTGCCTGATCATATTGCGGGCGCCTTATGTGTAGTGCGTGCTGATAACCAAATTGTGTTGGTTGATGAACTGATCACAGGTCAATTATCTCTACCGGGTGGCACGGTTGTTTCTGGTGAGCCGCCAGCGATTGCAGCGCAACGTGAAACTTGGGAAGAGGCCGGTTTGTCCGTTACTGTTGGTGATGTGCTGGGTTACACCGATAGCGCCGTTGTGTTTGATTGTGTCTCTGATTCTGAAGTGATCAGCTATCAAGCTCGAAATGAGCTAGGTGGTTTTGAACTTCCTATCTGGTTTGCTCCTCACTATGGAGTCGAGGTCAGCAGAGCGATGTTACTTCCTCCTACTGAGTTGGAAGCAAACCAGTATCGTTACCCAGAACAGTGGTCTGAGATTAACGAACTGTTTCTTTCCGCGACTGATCAACCAGTGACTTATGTTACTGAGCTGGTGGGCGCTGCGCCGAAAGTTCACCAAGTTGAATTGAACTGGATTGTTTCACTTCAAAACACGTTCGATAATTTACCGAGTGTGTTTTCTAACACGGTACTTCTGACTGACTTACTCGCAAAGCCTTGGGTTTTCATCATCATCTTGCCGTTAATTGCTTGGCATTTTGGCCGTAATTTCGCATTGAAGTTTGGTTTCACGTTGATATCTGTGACACTGCTTACGCTAATCGCGCACCAAGGCTTTGGTTTCCCACGTCCGCACGCTTATCTTCCAACGTTGAAATTGGTGATGAGCAGTGGCTATAGCTTTCCAAGCCAACTAGCGGCTCTATGGGTTAGTTTAACTTTGTTGGTGCTTTGGAAGCTTAAACGCCTGTTTGAGCAAAAATCCTTGTTGATTGTGCTCGCAGGTCTGCTTTGGATTATGTTGTTTAAGTCTTACTCAGGCAGTGCTTTCTTTAGCGATGTCTTGATGGGAGGCATATTAGGTGCCTTAACAACGTGGCATATCGTGAGGTTAGATACCAAGCCTGATGTTGATATCAGTGTGTTATTGAGCTCTAAAGGCGTCTGGTGGGGGCTGTGCCTACTATCAATTGTTCTAACCGTTATCTGGCCACTGCCAACCTTCTCATTCTGGGTAGCTATTTTGATGACGATTGCTTGTTTGGTGACGTTAACGGATTCAAAACCTTTGGTTGGTCAGTTCTCATTCAAGGTCGTGGTTGGGGTTATTGCGATGTTACTTGCTGGTAACCTGTTGATCAGTTGGGCTGGGAGCTTTGTCTCTTTTAGTGGCATCGCTTCATTTCTTGTCGAAACGTTACGTTTTCCAATATTGATTCTATTTGGTGTTGTCGCATTTCGTCTACCTTGGGCTAGGAAATAG
- a CDS encoding GNAT family N-acetyltransferase, which produces MNVTLRAAKHTDLEQLNELMFDLHHHHHIACPEHFKTAEEIEQEKSIARYLDDPECLVYVALRGELIVGFISGHFCELISTVSKPVQMGSVDELFVLPEYRKAEVAQMLFNRVESTFEDYGVTQVFVEVWDFNSPAKDFYRKMGFTPHIQWMRKALNKT; this is translated from the coding sequence ATGAACGTCACTTTAAGGGCTGCAAAGCATACCGATCTCGAACAACTTAACGAGTTAATGTTCGATCTTCATCACCATCATCACATTGCTTGTCCTGAGCATTTTAAAACAGCAGAAGAGATAGAGCAGGAGAAGAGTATTGCAAGATACTTAGATGATCCTGAATGTTTGGTGTATGTGGCGTTAAGAGGTGAACTGATTGTTGGTTTCATTTCGGGGCATTTTTGCGAGCTTATCTCTACTGTGAGTAAACCGGTTCAGATGGGCAGTGTCGATGAGCTTTTTGTTTTGCCAGAATACCGAAAAGCAGAAGTCGCCCAGATGCTGTTTAATCGTGTCGAGTCTACTTTTGAAGACTACGGCGTGACTCAGGTTTTTGTTGAGGTTTGGGACTTTAATTCACCTGCCAAGGACTTCTATCGAAAAATGGGGTTCACACCTCACATTCAGTGGATGAGGAAGGCTTTGAACAAAACATAG